The genomic stretch TGCTCCGCCTACAGCTGCAAGTGTTCCGATAATGCTGATTGCGCCATTAGTTCCTGGCGGAACAGCTTTTGAAATATCTGTTATCATACGCGGATCTTCTTTTGAAAGGATTCCTATTTCTGAGCTCAATGTATCTGAAAGAGCCGCAGAAACACTTCCGAGAAATACGTAAGGAAACGAAAAGACAGTTGTCATAAATGCTACGAGGCCATTTGAAATCACATTATCGACACCTCTGCATTCATGAGGCTTTCTATGTGCCTTCATACGGCCATAAAAAGTGGCATAAAGAGACACGATAAGGAATGTAAAAAGGACTATAAACCACTGAATTCCCTGAAGTTTTAGTATGATTATGCCAAAAAGAAAGGCGACCAAAGTTGCGGTAACATCAAATGCCCTTATGCTTAAAAGAAACAATGATAAAACGACAAATGCAAGAATCCATATAAACGAGAAGTAATCCATAATCAACACGTAGTCTTTCACGCCAGTTCAAATAAATTCGCAAGTATTAAGCATGCACATTATGCTTTAACAAATCGGCTCTTGTATTTTGGAGATATGAAATATCTATAGGTTCTGCCCTTTCTTTCGCGTATTATGATTCTATCCCTCTCAAGCCTGCGAAGTATGTTATTCACCGCTCTCAAAGCATGTGCATCAGACTGATAGGCAGAGCCTTCAATATCTGATGTCTTTTTGACAATATCTGACGGCGTCATATGCCCGTTCTGCCCCACGAGTTCGATTATTCTGATCTGCTTATCAGTCAGCATATTCAGCGCGTCAGCGATTCCGTCTGCACTATCAATCATCGCGGATCCGGAATCAGTAATTTCCGGTTTTGTAAAATCACTTAAGTAACTACGATCAATTATTGAAGCTCCTTTTTCTATTGCTTTGTGCACTATATTATTGCAGACCTTAAGTATTTCGCGTGGAGATCCGCCGCTTAAGACATAGATTTCATTGAGAGCATCAAGCGTGAAAGGCTCAAGAGTTCTTCCGCCAACGCTCACTATTCTTTTCTTGACAAGCTCGACTGACTCATCTTTGCTGAATGCCCGAAGCTCTATATCAGCTGTCACACGCTGCGAAAACGTCTCAAGTGTCTTAAGGTGCTCTTCCTTAAGTTTTGGAAGCGCTGCAAGAATAAGAGTCACGCCGTTAACCTGTTCAATAATGGATCGAAGCCATGCGAGCATCTCAATATCAGTTTCATGTGCTTCATCAATCAATATCACGGTTCTTTTGCCTTTCAGCTTATTGTTCAAGTGCTCGGAAATATTGAACGCATCAATTGATTTGTTATCAAAAAGCCTGTGAAAAATCGACGGGTATAATATATTCGACTTTAAAATACAGACAAGTTCTTCTTTTTTAACTGGCGGCTTTGGAATATACAAGCAATCGTATTTATTGGCAAGATATTTCATAAGGGTTGTTTTTCCCGCTCCCGTAGGTCCTGTAATAATAATGTATTTCTGCCCCTCCTCAATGCTGTTTTCAACTGTGTTGAGCTGGTCTGTGCGCCCAACAAACAAAGAATGAGAAATATCAAGAGTAAACGGGTTTTTAGTCCAGTTGTGTTCTGAGAACCATAAAGATGCTTTAGACAACATAAAACCTATTAGATAAGTTCACGTGAAAGTTTATATATGTTTTGCCCAACAATAAAAATAAAGCCAGTTTCACGAATTATTGCGTGAACAAACATTAACAAAAGTGAATGATGAGTGAATTTAAAAACAACACACCCCTAACCCACCATATGGATG from Nanoarchaeota archaeon encodes the following:
- a CDS encoding DUF92 domain-containing protein — its product is MDYFSFIWILAFVVLSLFLLSIRAFDVTATLVAFLFGIIILKLQGIQWFIVLFTFLIVSLYATFYGRMKAHRKPHECRGVDNVISNGLVAFMTTVFSFPYVFLGSVSAALSDTLSSEIGILSKEDPRMITDISKAVPPGTNGAISIIGTLAAVGGAAITATLAVIFAPSFLPAEQTILFYPKLKLFLSVLVGGFMGSIADSFLGVLENENLMTNGSVNFMATLVGGLITTVMMYFL
- a CDS encoding AAA family ATPase, with product MLSKASLWFSEHNWTKNPFTLDISHSLFVGRTDQLNTVENSIEEGQKYIIITGPTGAGKTTLMKYLANKYDCLYIPKPPVKKEELVCILKSNILYPSIFHRLFDNKSIDAFNISEHLNNKLKGKRTVILIDEAHETDIEMLAWLRSIIEQVNGVTLILAALPKLKEEHLKTLETFSQRVTADIELRAFSKDESVELVKKRIVSVGGRTLEPFTLDALNEIYVLSGGSPREILKVCNNIVHKAIEKGASIIDRSYLSDFTKPEITDSGSAMIDSADGIADALNMLTDKQIRIIELVGQNGHMTPSDIVKKTSDIEGSAYQSDAHALRAVNNILRRLERDRIIIRERKGRTYRYFISPKYKSRFVKA